A single Leptospira kirschneri serovar Cynopteri str. 3522 CT DNA region contains:
- a CDS encoding SDR family oxidoreductase: MDLNTILITGASGLLGHHLSRFFLKNGNKVIALRKAHSLGIVGLDEIEIDLLDFDTVKNLLTKIRPNYIIHCAGLTNVDDCEKNESLAKKIHIDVSHVIAQTASQINSKMVHISTDHLWDGTMQMVTEDVPVCPVNIYGKTKAESERAVLAVNSEALILRTNFFGPGLQWRQSLSDWIINSLNRNEKINAFYDVFFTPISIYHLARVILLFIQKKTKGIYHTVGSERISKYDFAISIAKSFNKSTELIRPISIQDIQLNALRPLDMSLSTDKVVGFLNVSMPTIQAGIDSLSKSI; this comes from the coding sequence TTGGATTTAAATACAATTTTAATTACTGGCGCAAGTGGTTTGCTAGGCCATCATCTTTCAAGATTTTTTCTAAAGAATGGAAATAAAGTTATAGCTTTAAGAAAAGCTCATTCTTTGGGAATAGTCGGATTAGATGAAATTGAAATCGATCTTTTAGATTTCGATACGGTTAAGAATTTATTAACTAAGATTCGACCCAATTATATCATTCATTGTGCTGGACTTACGAATGTGGACGATTGCGAGAAAAATGAGTCTCTTGCAAAAAAAATTCATATAGATGTTAGCCATGTAATAGCTCAAACAGCATCACAGATAAATTCAAAGATGGTCCATATTTCAACAGATCATCTTTGGGATGGAACAATGCAGATGGTTACTGAAGATGTCCCAGTCTGTCCTGTGAATATATATGGAAAAACAAAAGCTGAATCAGAGCGTGCAGTGTTAGCTGTAAATTCGGAAGCGTTAATCCTCAGGACGAATTTTTTTGGACCTGGTTTACAATGGAGACAATCGTTATCAGATTGGATTATCAATTCACTTAATAGAAATGAAAAAATTAATGCATTTTATGATGTATTTTTCACTCCAATCTCCATATATCATTTGGCGAGAGTGATTTTATTATTTATACAAAAAAAAACGAAAGGAATTTATCATACAGTAGGGAGTGAAAGAATTTCAAAATATGACTTTGCAATATCAATAGCAAAGTCATTTAATAAATCAACTGAACTTATTCGTCCCATTTCGATTCAAGATATTCAATTAAATGCGCTTAGACCACTAGATATGAGTCTTTCGACTGATAAAGTTGTCGGTTTTTTAAATGTATCAATGCCTACTATTCAAGCAGGGATTGATAGTCTGAGTAAATCTATATGA
- the pseC gene encoding UDP-4-amino-4,6-dideoxy-N-acetyl-beta-L-altrosamine transaminase — protein MTLIPYGKQEITQADIDLVNEVLRSDFLTQGPMVPRFESLVAKKCKAKFAVAVNSATSALHIACIALNVGPGDIVWTSPITFVASANCALYCGASVDFVDIDPKTYNISVDRLSEKLELAEKIGKLPKVLIPVHLAGQSCPMDKIYILSKKYGFKIIEDASHAIGGTYKNEPIGNCKYSDITVFSFHPVKIITTGEGGMALTNDTELYSKMYRLRSHGITRDFSEMTHSPDGPWYYQQLELGYNYRMTDIQAGLGVSQMSRLDEFIRKRHTIAEKYNALLSDKPVVTPWQNPESYSGFHLYIIRLKLKEFNLSHKQVFEQFRSAGILVNLHYIPVYRQPYYEKMGYNRSDFPESEQYYSEAISIPMYPSLTEEQQQEVVHRLITPIGHQTLF, from the coding sequence ATGACATTAATTCCTTACGGGAAACAAGAAATTACACAAGCAGATATAGATCTTGTAAATGAAGTTCTACGTTCTGATTTTTTAACTCAAGGACCAATGGTCCCAAGGTTTGAATCGCTAGTCGCCAAAAAATGTAAAGCTAAATTTGCAGTGGCGGTGAATAGCGCCACATCAGCTTTACATATTGCCTGTATCGCATTAAATGTTGGGCCGGGTGATATCGTTTGGACGAGTCCTATTACGTTTGTCGCATCTGCAAATTGTGCATTATATTGTGGTGCATCTGTTGATTTTGTTGATATAGATCCGAAAACTTACAATATAAGCGTAGATCGTTTATCAGAGAAATTGGAACTTGCTGAAAAAATCGGTAAACTACCCAAAGTATTAATTCCTGTTCACCTTGCCGGACAATCTTGCCCAATGGATAAAATCTATATTTTATCAAAAAAATATGGATTTAAAATTATTGAAGATGCTTCCCATGCTATTGGCGGAACATATAAAAATGAGCCCATTGGAAATTGCAAATATAGTGATATAACGGTGTTTAGTTTTCATCCGGTTAAAATTATTACTACCGGAGAAGGTGGAATGGCTTTGACAAATGATACTGAACTTTATTCAAAAATGTACAGGCTAAGGAGTCATGGAATTACGAGAGACTTTTCGGAAATGACCCATTCCCCTGATGGTCCATGGTATTATCAGCAATTAGAATTAGGATACAATTATAGAATGACTGATATACAAGCGGGATTAGGTGTAAGTCAAATGTCACGACTTGATGAATTTATTAGAAAAAGGCATACAATAGCTGAGAAATATAATGCTTTATTAAGCGATAAGCCCGTAGTTACACCTTGGCAAAATCCTGAAAGTTATTCAGGATTTCATCTGTACATTATTCGCTTAAAATTAAAGGAATTTAATCTAAGCCATAAGCAAGTCTTTGAACAGTTTCGTAGTGCTGGAATCCTAGTAAATTTACATTATATCCCGGTTTATAGGCAACCTTATTATGAAAAAATGGGTTATAATAGATCGGATTTTCCGGAATCGGAGCAATATTATTCAGAAGCAATCAGCATACCTATGTATCCAAGTTTGACGGAAGAACAACAACAAGAAGTTGTACATAGACTAATCACTCCAATTGGGCATCAGACATTATTTTAG
- a CDS encoding aldo/keto reductase → MKTFLTKKQKVEKLSLGTAQFGFNYGIANKKGKITFEEAEEILSFARISGIKYLDTAILYGESEKVLGEIGVNDLKICTKLPSVSTNKAGDIEKWVDDSISRSIKLLKISNLESLLLHRPRELLGENGERLYKALIRLKESGLIQKIGISIYDPLELEDLIKNFNFDIVQAPMNVFDRRLINSGWLDKLDKCGIEIHIRSVFLQGLLLMKKEELPYKFKKWEDLWIKWHTWLNETNQSALQVCLGYLVQIQPISKIIVGVDNLKHLKEIVIAIKQEIIKLPDELFSNDENLIDPSKW, encoded by the coding sequence ATGAAAACTTTTTTAACTAAAAAACAAAAAGTAGAAAAGTTAAGCTTGGGGACCGCCCAATTTGGTTTTAATTATGGAATCGCAAATAAGAAAGGGAAGATTACTTTTGAAGAAGCAGAAGAAATCCTATCTTTTGCTAGAATTTCAGGAATCAAATATCTAGATACGGCTATCTTGTATGGAGAGAGCGAAAAGGTTCTGGGTGAAATAGGTGTTAACGATTTAAAAATTTGTACTAAGCTTCCTTCAGTTTCAACAAATAAAGCTGGTGATATAGAAAAATGGGTGGACGATTCAATATCAAGATCTATTAAGCTTTTAAAAATTAGTAATCTTGAAAGTTTACTTTTGCATCGTCCGAGAGAATTGTTAGGTGAAAATGGAGAAAGATTATATAAAGCATTAATTCGACTAAAAGAGTCAGGTTTAATACAAAAAATCGGTATTTCGATTTATGATCCTCTTGAGTTGGAGGATTTGATTAAAAATTTTAACTTTGATATAGTCCAAGCTCCTATGAATGTATTTGATCGGCGTTTGATAAATTCAGGATGGTTAGATAAATTAGATAAATGTGGAATTGAAATTCATATCCGTTCTGTTTTTTTGCAAGGGCTTCTTTTAATGAAAAAAGAAGAACTGCCTTATAAATTTAAAAAATGGGAAGATCTCTGGATAAAATGGCATACTTGGTTAAATGAAACCAATCAATCAGCTTTGCAGGTTTGTTTGGGTTATTTGGTTCAGATTCAGCCTATTAGTAAGATAATTGTTGGTGTAGATAATCTTAAACATCTTAAAGAAATTGTAATAGCAATAAAACAGGAAATAATAAAACTTCCAGACGAATTGTTTTCAAATGATGAAAATCTAATAGATCCATCAAAGTGGTAA
- a CDS encoding N-acetylneuraminate synthase family protein: MSLQIIAEVAQGFEGKIDQSRLLIKAAATAGADAVKFQLVFADELATPDYKYYDLFHSLEMSEETWLGLSNYAKNLGIELFLDIFGERSLRLCEKMNVSTIKLHGTDITNIGLLELVSKSTVPNILLGAGGAYLSEIRKALSILFQKRVVVLLGYQGYPTPDSCNQIDRIRILKDVFSFANVSIGFADHADPFSGQKNTIPAAALGAGAIVIEKHLTLGKTMKLEDHESALNPDEFLYFVKTIRACSEAMGKALEVDDFGMSESEKEYRKMIRRHVVSKVDLKKGEKIDSDKLVLKRSKIENYIDDLEFVYQKIAKRDIRANTPITKEDIT; encoded by the coding sequence ATGAGTCTACAAATTATCGCAGAAGTTGCACAAGGGTTCGAAGGCAAAATCGATCAATCTCGTTTATTAATTAAAGCAGCGGCGACGGCCGGCGCAGATGCAGTAAAATTTCAATTGGTCTTTGCAGATGAATTAGCAACTCCTGATTATAAATATTATGATTTATTTCATTCTTTAGAAATGAGTGAAGAAACATGGCTTGGACTTTCAAATTATGCAAAAAATTTGGGAATTGAACTTTTTTTAGATATATTCGGTGAGAGGAGTCTTAGGTTATGCGAAAAAATGAATGTATCAACTATAAAGTTGCATGGCACAGATATTACCAACATAGGTTTGCTTGAACTTGTCTCGAAATCTACGGTTCCTAATATTCTACTAGGAGCTGGAGGAGCTTATCTGTCGGAAATTAGAAAAGCTTTATCTATACTATTTCAAAAAAGAGTGGTAGTGCTCCTAGGTTATCAAGGTTATCCTACACCAGATAGTTGTAACCAAATTGACAGAATAAGAATATTGAAAGATGTATTTTCGTTCGCAAATGTGTCAATTGGATTTGCAGATCATGCTGATCCATTTTCCGGACAAAAAAATACTATTCCAGCGGCTGCATTAGGGGCAGGAGCTATTGTAATCGAAAAGCATCTGACTTTGGGGAAAACGATGAAATTAGAAGATCATGAATCTGCTTTAAATCCAGATGAATTTCTTTATTTTGTAAAAACAATCAGAGCTTGTTCGGAAGCGATGGGAAAAGCACTTGAAGTAGATGATTTCGGGATGAGTGAATCTGAAAAAGAATATAGAAAGATGATAAGAAGGCATGTAGTTAGTAAAGTAGATTTAAAAAAAGGTGAAAAAATTGATTCCGATAAATTAGTGCTAAAAAGAAGTAAGATTGAAAACTATATTGATGATCTTGAATTCGTGTATCAAAAGATTGCGAAAAGAGATATCCGAGCAAATACTCCTATTACTAAAGAAGATATAACTTAA
- a CDS encoding cytidylyltransferase domain-containing protein, whose amino-acid sequence MERKLVAAIACRNQGSRLYAKPIQNLNVQNGIRIIDNIISCLRTLKSIDEIVLGISEGLENEIFKRIANEKNIRFITGDENDVLSRLIQAGEIVGATDIFRITSESPFLFFEKVEEAWEIHKLENSDATFMDGIIDGCGFEIISLQALRVSHEKGESKHRSELCTLYIRENHSKFKITKLNPPKELVRTDLRLTVDNPEDLSLCRTIYSHFQELVPRIPISEIVKFLDTNPKLKELVYQFTEIGYSTMYL is encoded by the coding sequence ATGGAAAGAAAACTTGTTGCTGCTATTGCATGTCGAAATCAAGGTTCTCGTTTATACGCAAAACCAATTCAAAATTTAAATGTCCAAAATGGTATTCGAATTATAGATAATATTATCTCTTGCTTACGTACTTTGAAAAGCATAGACGAAATTGTATTAGGTATTTCTGAAGGTTTAGAAAATGAAATTTTCAAACGGATTGCAAATGAAAAGAATATTCGATTTATTACTGGTGATGAGAATGATGTCCTATCACGCCTGATTCAGGCAGGTGAGATCGTTGGTGCGACTGACATTTTTCGTATTACGAGCGAATCTCCCTTCCTCTTTTTTGAAAAAGTAGAAGAAGCTTGGGAAATACATAAATTGGAAAATTCGGATGCTACTTTTATGGACGGTATTATTGATGGATGTGGATTTGAAATTATTTCTTTACAAGCTTTAAGAGTTTCTCATGAAAAAGGAGAATCAAAGCATAGATCTGAACTTTGTACACTTTATATTAGAGAAAATCATTCTAAATTTAAAATTACCAAATTAAACCCACCTAAAGAATTAGTTAGAACTGATCTTAGATTAACCGTAGATAATCCAGAGGATTTATCACTCTGCAGAACTATTTATAGTCATTTTCAAGAATTAGTCCCACGAATACCTATCTCAGAAATTGTTAAATTTTTAGATACAAATCCGAAATTAAAAGAACTTGTATATCAGTTTACTGAAATTGGTTATTCTACTATGTATTTGTAG
- a CDS encoding glutamate-1-semialdehyde 2,1-aminomutase, giving the protein MNKITTFKKSREFSTEIHKLIPGGSHTYSKGDDQFPLNAPSVIVRGKGAHVWDLDDNEYIDCSMGLTSVSIGHGFEPVAQAVADAAFLGTNFQRPALIELEAAKLFLETVQSGDMVKFAKNGSTVTTAAVKLSRAFTGKNRVAIAKEHNFFSYDDWFIVTTPCDKGIPSKVAEMTALFSYNSFESVEALFADKNHDIACLIMEPMKFDLPENNFLHKVAALCKEKGVIFILDEMISGFKWGLTGAHNYFGVKADLVTWGKGIANGFSACALTGRAEIMELGGIKKEGEDKLFLISTTHGAETTGLAAMIATIKAFKENNMIENNWKRGEVLRKSLELIIKNHQLELYLELMGLPCLFILGCKNSSGFPDNHFRTLFLQEMIARGVLFQGMFYPTWSHQQAEIDHIIQAFDESCSIYLQAIKSGSTDNFLIGPPIKPVFRKKI; this is encoded by the coding sequence ATGAATAAGATAACTACATTCAAAAAATCTCGTGAATTTTCTACAGAAATTCATAAATTAATTCCAGGTGGAAGTCATACCTATTCAAAGGGTGATGATCAATTTCCATTGAATGCTCCTAGCGTAATTGTTCGTGGTAAAGGAGCTCATGTATGGGATTTAGATGATAATGAATACATTGATTGTAGTATGGGATTAACATCGGTTTCAATAGGACATGGGTTTGAACCAGTGGCTCAAGCTGTAGCAGACGCAGCTTTTTTGGGAACGAATTTTCAGCGCCCTGCATTAATTGAACTAGAGGCAGCCAAATTATTTTTAGAAACAGTTCAATCAGGGGATATGGTGAAATTTGCTAAAAATGGTTCAACAGTTACAACAGCAGCTGTTAAATTATCTCGGGCGTTTACTGGCAAGAACCGAGTTGCGATTGCTAAAGAACATAACTTTTTTAGTTATGATGATTGGTTTATAGTAACAACTCCTTGCGATAAAGGTATTCCTTCTAAAGTTGCTGAAATGACTGCTTTATTTAGTTATAATAGTTTTGAATCTGTTGAGGCCTTATTCGCTGATAAGAATCATGATATTGCGTGCTTGATTATGGAGCCGATGAAATTTGATTTACCGGAGAATAATTTTCTACATAAAGTTGCAGCTTTATGCAAGGAAAAAGGTGTAATTTTTATTTTGGATGAAATGATCTCAGGATTTAAATGGGGTCTAACAGGTGCTCACAATTATTTCGGGGTAAAGGCAGATTTAGTTACATGGGGTAAAGGAATTGCAAATGGATTTTCTGCATGTGCACTAACAGGACGTGCAGAGATTATGGAATTAGGTGGAATAAAAAAGGAAGGCGAAGATAAGCTTTTTCTAATATCTACTACTCATGGCGCCGAAACAACTGGTCTTGCTGCTATGATTGCTACAATAAAGGCATTCAAAGAAAATAATATGATTGAAAATAATTGGAAAAGAGGAGAAGTCCTTAGGAAAAGTTTAGAATTAATTATTAAGAATCATCAGTTGGAACTTTATCTTGAACTTATGGGACTTCCTTGTCTATTTATTTTAGGATGTAAAAATTCATCTGGTTTTCCAGATAATCATTTTCGCACTTTATTTTTACAAGAGATGATTGCAAGAGGAGTTTTATTCCAAGGAATGTTTTATCCTACATGGTCACATCAACAAGCAGAAATTGATCATATTATTCAGGCTTTTGATGAATCTTGTAGCATTTACTTACAAGCTATAAAATCAGGATCTACGGATAATTTTTTAATCGGTCCTCCTATAAAACCAGTATTTCGAAAGAAAATTTAA
- a CDS encoding nitrilase-related carbon-nitrogen hydrolase, whose amino-acid sequence MKIALVSLNIKWEDKAYNLEHCKNLICEVVRYGVDLVIFPEMTLTGFSMNTEVIAEDPGDSPSIDTFQKLAKENCVAIVFGLVLKKENKALNTLVFISKDGIERIRYDKVHPFSFATENKYFEGGRNLSKLTLSNLTFGFTICYDLRFPELYSALAKDCDVLVNIANWPEYRKSHWRILSQARAIENQTYFIGVNRTGIDGNDIEYEKSSIVVDANGEFIFPEITSSEIDIFEIKKELLLSFRNKFLTRQDRIPEFYKTII is encoded by the coding sequence ATGAAAATTGCTTTAGTATCTTTAAATATCAAATGGGAAGATAAAGCATATAACTTAGAGCATTGTAAGAATTTAATATGCGAAGTTGTTAGATATGGTGTTGACTTAGTTATATTTCCTGAAATGACTCTAACAGGGTTTTCGATGAATACAGAAGTGATTGCGGAAGATCCTGGCGATTCTCCTTCTATTGATACATTCCAGAAACTTGCGAAAGAGAATTGTGTAGCAATCGTATTTGGTCTGGTTTTAAAAAAAGAAAATAAGGCGCTTAATACATTAGTTTTTATATCTAAAGATGGAATAGAAAGAATACGTTATGATAAAGTTCATCCTTTCTCTTTTGCAACAGAAAATAAGTATTTTGAGGGTGGAAGAAATTTATCAAAATTAACATTGTCAAATTTGACTTTTGGTTTTACTATCTGTTACGATCTGCGTTTTCCAGAGCTTTATTCTGCTCTTGCAAAAGATTGTGATGTTTTAGTGAACATTGCCAATTGGCCAGAATATAGAAAATCTCATTGGAGAATTTTATCGCAAGCGAGAGCTATTGAAAACCAGACTTATTTCATTGGTGTAAATCGTACTGGTATAGATGGCAATGATATAGAGTATGAAAAAAGTTCAATTGTAGTTGATGCAAATGGAGAGTTTATTTTTCCAGAAATTACCTCAAGTGAGATTGATATTTTCGAAATTAAAAAGGAACTATTGCTCAGTTTTAGGAATAAGTTTTTGACAAGACAAGATCGTATTCCTGAATTTTATAAAACAATTATTTAA
- the pseG gene encoding UDP-2,4-diacetamido-2,4,6-trideoxy-beta-L-altropyranose hydrolase — protein MKDKVFIFTECLTFTGLGHLSRCIALAEILQESKRNVEIVLHTDGTGLGGQINVPIRVLDWKNLEMLFYFLNQENPQIVFVDSYLADIQIYETINKKTQKLICIDDTNRIPYPEKSIILNPGLGGQCINYDGTKNTVLTGIEYVLLRKPYRENFIFPNVREKVESILVTLGGSDQLNLVPKILEVLIKIKPEWKKEIVVGSSFQNIKEIKSITDRNTKLHLRVSASEMRDLMLSVDLAVTAGGQTTYELAKCAVPMIIIETAENQKLNVQTWYKYCGIPIILFEKITSKGALAYLSELIEKNQDRKIREDLNKKLKSFFKNSLLNGIFNNV, from the coding sequence TTGAAAGATAAAGTTTTTATTTTTACAGAATGTCTAACCTTTACAGGTCTTGGTCACTTAAGTCGATGTATTGCACTTGCAGAAATTCTTCAAGAATCTAAACGTAACGTGGAAATCGTTCTACATACGGATGGAACCGGGCTGGGAGGGCAAATAAATGTTCCAATTCGAGTTTTAGATTGGAAGAATCTGGAAATGCTTTTCTATTTTTTAAATCAAGAAAATCCTCAAATTGTTTTTGTAGATTCTTATCTGGCAGATATTCAGATTTATGAGACAATTAACAAAAAAACCCAGAAACTAATTTGTATAGACGATACGAATCGAATACCTTATCCAGAAAAATCTATAATTCTTAACCCAGGTCTTGGGGGACAATGCATAAATTATGATGGGACTAAAAATACGGTTCTAACCGGAATTGAATATGTCCTACTTAGAAAGCCTTACCGTGAAAACTTTATATTTCCTAATGTTCGTGAAAAAGTAGAGTCAATCTTGGTCACTCTCGGAGGGAGTGACCAGTTAAATCTAGTCCCGAAAATTTTAGAAGTTTTGATTAAAATAAAACCTGAATGGAAAAAAGAAATAGTTGTAGGTTCTTCTTTTCAGAATATTAAAGAAATCAAAAGTATAACGGATAGAAATACAAAGTTGCATTTGCGAGTGAGTGCAAGTGAAATGCGTGATTTGATGCTTTCTGTAGATTTAGCAGTAACAGCTGGAGGTCAAACCACTTATGAGTTGGCAAAGTGTGCAGTTCCTATGATAATAATTGAAACAGCTGAAAATCAAAAATTAAATGTTCAAACATGGTATAAATATTGCGGAATTCCAATTATTCTTTTTGAAAAGATAACTTCAAAAGGAGCGCTTGCATATCTATCGGAGTTAATTGAGAAAAATCAAGATAGAAAGATTCGAGAAGATTTAAATAAGAAATTAAAATCATTTTTCAAAAACTCATTGTTAAATGGAATCTTCAATAATGTCTGA
- a CDS encoding GNAT family N-acetyltransferase — protein MSDKEFTLRKVKIEDLEILFDWANDPLVRTNSFSTKSITINEHKTWFQEKLLTCPFWYIFEFNSQPLGVIRFDEVNSSEILLLNYSLKSEVRGKGFGRKIIEMGMYEIKKSIQKPTKVLGVVKNENVASRKTFLALGFQEAINDQISYSYEIILK, from the coding sequence ATGTCTGACAAAGAATTTACACTTAGAAAAGTGAAAATTGAAGATTTGGAAATTCTTTTTGATTGGGCAAATGATCCACTTGTAAGAACAAATTCGTTTTCAACTAAGTCGATAACGATTAATGAACATAAGACTTGGTTTCAGGAAAAACTTTTAACTTGTCCATTCTGGTATATTTTTGAATTCAATTCTCAACCTCTTGGAGTAATTAGATTTGATGAGGTCAATTCGAGCGAAATCCTTTTACTCAATTACTCACTAAAGTCTGAAGTTCGTGGAAAAGGTTTCGGAAGGAAAATTATCGAAATGGGTATGTATGAAATTAAAAAGTCCATTCAAAAACCTACTAAAGTGCTTGGTGTCGTTAAGAACGAAAATGTTGCATCAAGAAAAACGTTTTTAGCCTTGGGTTTTCAAGAAGCTATCAATGATCAAATTTCATATTCGTATGAAATTATTTTAAAATAA
- the pseI gene encoding pseudaminic acid synthase gives MNEIIIGNQKIGNNFKPYIIAEMSGNHNQSLERALEIVDAAADAGAHAIKLQTYTADTITIDKKEGEFFISDPKSLWKGESLYDLYKKAYTPWEWHESIFKRAKEKGILCFSSPFDFTAVDFLESLNAPAYKIASFENIDLPLIRKVANTGKPIIISTGMANIQEIAEAVDTVLATGNNQLILLKCTSTYPATPDNTNILTIPHMRELFQCEIGLSDHTLGIGVAVASVALGATVIEKHFTLNREEGGVDSVFSMEPDELKSLVVETERAWQSLGKVTYGPTEKEKASMIFRRSLYVVEDMNVGDKITERNVKSIRPGYGLPPKYLDIVVGKRVSQNVFRGTPVSWNLIE, from the coding sequence ATGAACGAAATAATCATCGGAAATCAAAAAATTGGAAATAATTTTAAACCCTACATCATTGCAGAAATGTCGGGAAACCACAATCAATCCTTAGAGAGAGCGTTGGAAATAGTAGATGCCGCTGCAGATGCAGGCGCACATGCAATTAAATTGCAAACTTATACGGCGGATACAATTACAATTGATAAAAAAGAAGGTGAGTTTTTTATATCAGATCCAAAAAGTTTGTGGAAAGGGGAATCTTTATACGATCTTTATAAAAAAGCATATACACCATGGGAATGGCATGAATCAATTTTTAAACGTGCCAAAGAAAAGGGAATTCTATGCTTTAGTTCTCCCTTTGATTTTACTGCAGTTGATTTTTTGGAATCTTTAAATGCCCCTGCTTATAAAATTGCTTCTTTTGAAAATATAGATCTTCCTTTGATCCGAAAAGTGGCTAATACTGGTAAGCCCATTATAATTTCCACTGGTATGGCAAACATTCAAGAAATTGCTGAAGCTGTGGATACGGTTCTAGCGACTGGAAATAATCAGTTGATTTTACTTAAATGTACTAGTACTTACCCGGCTACTCCTGATAACACTAATATCTTGACAATTCCTCATATGAGAGAACTTTTTCAGTGTGAGATTGGTTTATCGGATCATACTTTAGGAATTGGGGTTGCAGTTGCCAGTGTTGCGTTAGGCGCGACTGTGATTGAAAAGCATTTTACTCTAAATAGAGAAGAAGGTGGAGTTGATTCCGTATTTTCAATGGAACCAGATGAATTGAAATCACTTGTTGTTGAAACTGAGCGAGCATGGCAGTCTTTGGGCAAAGTTACTTATGGTCCTACAGAAAAAGAAAAAGCATCAATGATATTTAGAAGATCATTGTATGTTGTAGAAGATATGAATGTGGGCGATAAGATTACGGAACGAAATGTGAAAAGTATCCGACCAGGATACGGATTGCCACCGAAGTATTTGGATATAGTGGTTGGGAAGCGAGTATCTCAGAATGTCTTCAGAGGGACTCCAGTAAGTTGGAACTTGATAGAGTAA